In the Leptospira sp. WS4.C2 genome, one interval contains:
- a CDS encoding MarR family winged helix-turn-helix transcriptional regulator, which yields MENSIFKKTTRKYFETALIMHEAIAKKAGLSGTDHKYLGYLIEHGEMSAGELAKLSGLTTGAITGVIDRLEKSRLVKRKFLPTDRRKVIIVPNLERANGLFGPIFKKLQTETDRLISSFTNRELEVAHRYFESAIGIMERMSKDLEGKF from the coding sequence ATGGAAAATTCCATTTTTAAAAAGACCACACGTAAATACTTTGAAACAGCTCTGATAATGCACGAAGCCATAGCTAAAAAAGCGGGGCTTTCGGGAACAGATCATAAGTATTTAGGATATCTAATAGAGCATGGCGAAATGAGTGCGGGAGAGTTGGCTAAGTTATCAGGTCTCACTACTGGCGCCATTACAGGTGTCATTGATCGGCTGGAGAAAAGTAGATTAGTGAAACGAAAATTTTTGCCAACCGATAGACGAAAGGTGATAATTGTTCCAAACCTGGAAAGGGCAAATGGATTGTTTGGCCCAATTTTTAAAAAATTGCAAACAGAAACAGATCGTTTAATTTCTAGTTTTACGAATCGAGAGTTGGAAGTTGCACATCGTTATTTCGAATCGGCCATTGGAATTATGGAAAGAATGTCAAAGGATTTAGAAGGAAAATTCTAA